Proteins from a single region of Thermoplasmata archaeon:
- a CDS encoding 50S ribosomal protein L15e gives MKGMYQYIRDAWKDLDDSYVEKLLKERMILWRQQEACTRIERPTRLDRARALGYKAKQGFVLVRVRVRRGNLQKRAIKAGRRPKHKGILKMTVKKSLRWIAEERANKKYPNLEVLNSYWVGEDGKHKYFEVILVDPWHPVIMSDPKINWIGRNTMRGRVYRGLTAAGKRGRGLRWKGKGAEKLRPSRHAHWRRERRTQVNVLKLKYS, from the coding sequence ATGAAAGGGATGTACCAGTACATCAGAGATGCTTGGAAGGACCTTGACGACTCTTATGTAGAAAAATTGCTGAAGGAACGGATGATACTCTGGAGACAACAGGAGGCCTGTACGAGAATTGAGAGACCAACACGACTTGACAGAGCCAGGGCACTTGGCTATAAAGCAAAGCAGGGCTTTGTGCTTGTGAGAGTTAGAGTCAGGCGGGGTAATCTGCAGAAGAGAGCCATCAAAGCAGGAAGAAGGCCAAAACACAAGGGTATCCTGAAGATGACAGTCAAGAAGAGTTTACGCTGGATTGCAGAGGAGCGTGCTAACAAGAAATATCCAAATCTAGAGGTGCTTAATTCCTACTGGGTTGGAGAGGATGGCAAGCATAAGTACTTCGAAGTCATTCTGGTAGATCCCTGGCATCCTGTAATCATGAGCGACCCTAAAATTAATTGGATTGGAAGAAACACCATGAGAGGCAGGGTTTACAGGGGTTTAACCGCTGCAGGGAAGCGAGGTAGGGGATTGCGCTGGAAGGGTAAAGGGGCAGAGAAACTCAGGCCCAGCAGACATGCCCACTGGAGAAGAGAACGCAGGACACAGGTAAATGTGCTCAAACTCAAATACTCTTAA
- the endA gene encoding tRNA-intron lyase, which yields MEAILEKDAAIIKNQSEASQIYNKGHFGEPQSGGSLLLDLFETAYLLEFKKFELKDTSGKTYTLQDLINYGSKKEKTFEIKYIVYRDMRTRGYVLKKGNEHIHFLVFSRGSIPTKTPAKYWMLAISERQVFDYGKLNSILETASAQRKEVLLGVVDEESDITYYSVKKSVPKGKFEEVGKPVATGVFIEDRVMVFDENESRALYSSGFYGHMVGSRLQLSLTEAYYLCEQGRLKLTDAKSQKELMLDEFLKKCRKIQKDFDERLKVYKELKARNLIVKTGFKYGTHFRAYEDDPDKTHAKYLVHALKANYKGSWPDISGAVRLAHGVRKTIVFAGVAEQEITYLSLERTRP from the coding sequence ATGGAAGCGATTCTGGAAAAGGATGCGGCTATCATAAAGAACCAGTCTGAGGCATCTCAAATTTACAACAAGGGACATTTTGGTGAACCACAATCAGGCGGTTCTCTATTGCTTGACCTTTTTGAGACCGCATACCTGCTTGAATTCAAGAAATTTGAACTGAAAGATACAAGTGGAAAAACCTACACGCTCCAGGACCTTATAAACTATGGCTCTAAAAAGGAGAAGACCTTTGAGATAAAGTACATTGTCTACCGTGACATGAGGACAAGAGGTTATGTGCTGAAGAAGGGCAATGAACACATCCATTTTCTTGTGTTCTCCCGTGGAAGCATTCCCACAAAAACCCCTGCAAAATACTGGATGCTTGCAATCTCTGAGAGACAGGTTTTTGATTACGGGAAACTCAATTCAATTCTGGAGACCGCTTCCGCCCAGAGAAAAGAGGTGCTGCTTGGCGTTGTGGACGAAGAAAGTGACATCACTTATTACTCTGTGAAAAAGTCGGTGCCAAAAGGCAAGTTTGAAGAGGTAGGAAAGCCGGTGGCAACAGGAGTGTTCATTGAAGACAGGGTCATGGTGTTTGATGAAAATGAGTCCAGAGCCCTTTATTCATCAGGATTCTATGGGCATATGGTGGGCAGCCGTCTCCAACTCTCGCTCACAGAAGCATATTACCTTTGCGAGCAAGGACGTCTCAAATTGACAGATGCAAAAAGCCAGAAAGAACTAATGCTTGATGAATTTCTGAAAAAATGCAGGAAAATCCAGAAGGATTTTGATGAACGGCTCAAGGTCTATAAGGAATTGAAGGCAAGGAATTTGATTGTGAAAACTGGCTTCAAATACGGAACCCACTTTAGGGCTTATGAAGATGACCCAGACAAAACCCACGCAAAGTATCTCGTTCATGCGCTTAAGGCAAACTACAAGGGTTCATGGCCTGATATAAGTGGTGCAGTGCGTTTAGCCCATGGCGTCAGAAAAACAATTGTGTTTGCTGGCGTAGCGGAACAAGAAATAACTTATCTCTCTCTGGAAAGGACAAGACCCTAA
- the pyrE gene encoding orotate phosphoribosyltransferase, with translation MEPKAELIRLLKGCGALKFGKFILTSGKESNYYVDIKLAITKPEILSLIADMMAAHVENEKLIAGMELGAVPLATALSLRTKKPFLIIRKGERTHGTMKQIEGEFAAGDEVVLVEDVCTTAGSIVKSVDILRNAGCVVKKVIVVVDREEGGNEAIATKNVKLQALIKAHELKEG, from the coding sequence ATGGAACCAAAAGCAGAACTCATCAGGTTGCTGAAGGGTTGTGGTGCCCTCAAATTCGGAAAATTTATTCTTACATCTGGGAAGGAGAGCAATTACTATGTGGACATAAAGCTTGCAATCACGAAACCAGAGATTCTCTCCCTGATTGCTGATATGATGGCGGCGCATGTTGAGAATGAAAAGCTGATTGCTGGGATGGAACTGGGTGCTGTGCCACTTGCAACCGCTCTCTCGCTCAGGACCAAGAAACCATTTCTCATAATCCGCAAGGGCGAGAGGACCCATGGCACGATGAAGCAAATAGAGGGTGAGTTTGCAGCTGGTGATGAAGTTGTGCTCGTAGAAGATGTTTGCACTACTGCTGGTTCTATAGTGAAATCTGTGGATATTCTAAGAAATGCTGGGTGTGTGGTCAAAAAGGTAATCGTAGTCGTGGACAGGGAGGAGGGCGGCAACGAGGCAATCGCAACCAAAAATGTGAAACTACAAGCTCTAATCAAAGCCCATGAACTGAAAGAGGGTTAA
- a CDS encoding radical SAM protein: MLGKGVVKSEGAEVVLTTDETLLSEYRNIPLGQFFSCVPSDRMLSRFVHRMLMPKTYAKEPVLDFAPMGLRRFEAALVRDIGKENVVVASPQHLDKFIGKRTKIVGIHTMDPLGLGPVSLMFTTGGKHTSFTKFMFMRVLQQLPRERDFKMVIGGCGTWQLENFPEKMGELGIDHVVSGECDHIAGKVVREIEDGNADEIVQIKEPAPLETICPNIGATMIGLVEVMRGCGRGCRFCQPNMRKARFIPFEVVKNDVEMNLKKGVSKVWMHSDDIFLYKVESREFYPNTEAIKELFSFVMNIKGVTHANPTHGSLAAIAAAPELIPELSKILRAGPDRWIGIQPGLETGSGRLMEKIMPRKTLPFKPSEWPDVVFNAVKILNQNYWLPGMTLILGLPEETQEDVEESIALIDRMEREGLHFIVAPLAFVPLAAWKEKGFFDFTKQFDETRFNLVYKCWKHTIKEIDTMFDSVSKLKGLTKPMLDVIAKQGSRYVLRHIEKWGMRQGFRVRVG; this comes from the coding sequence ATGCTGGGAAAAGGAGTAGTGAAGAGTGAAGGTGCGGAGGTAGTGCTTACAACAGATGAAACCTTGCTTTCAGAGTACAGAAACATACCACTTGGGCAGTTTTTCAGTTGTGTTCCAAGCGATAGGATGTTGTCCAGATTTGTCCATCGAATGCTCATGCCTAAGACATATGCGAAAGAACCAGTCCTGGATTTTGCACCGATGGGATTGAGAAGGTTTGAGGCAGCACTGGTTAGAGACATAGGAAAAGAAAATGTAGTTGTTGCTTCTCCCCAACATCTGGATAAATTCATCGGGAAGAGAACAAAAATTGTGGGAATTCACACGATGGACCCTCTCGGACTAGGCCCAGTTTCCCTAATGTTTACTACCGGTGGAAAACATACATCGTTTACAAAATTCATGTTCATGCGTGTTCTCCAGCAGCTTCCGAGGGAGCGGGATTTCAAGATGGTCATAGGCGGTTGTGGCACCTGGCAACTGGAAAATTTTCCTGAGAAAATGGGAGAACTTGGAATAGACCATGTGGTGAGTGGAGAATGCGACCACATAGCTGGAAAAGTGGTAAGGGAGATTGAAGATGGCAATGCAGACGAAATTGTTCAGATAAAGGAGCCAGCACCTCTTGAAACCATCTGTCCTAACATCGGAGCAACGATGATAGGACTTGTAGAGGTTATGAGGGGATGTGGGAGAGGGTGTAGATTCTGCCAGCCAAACATGAGAAAAGCAAGATTTATTCCATTTGAGGTTGTGAAAAATGATGTGGAAATGAATCTGAAGAAAGGTGTGAGCAAGGTCTGGATGCATTCAGACGATATATTCCTTTACAAAGTTGAAAGCAGGGAATTTTATCCGAACACGGAAGCAATCAAAGAACTGTTTTCTTTTGTGATGAACATTAAGGGAGTCACCCATGCGAATCCAACGCATGGCTCACTTGCAGCAATTGCAGCAGCACCAGAGCTAATTCCAGAGCTTTCAAAGATTTTAAGGGCTGGGCCAGATAGATGGATTGGTATTCAGCCAGGACTTGAAACTGGCTCTGGAAGATTGATGGAGAAGATAATGCCAAGGAAAACTCTACCATTTAAGCCATCAGAATGGCCTGATGTGGTTTTTAACGCTGTAAAAATTCTCAACCAGAATTACTGGCTTCCGGGGATGACCCTTATCCTTGGTTTGCCTGAGGAAACACAGGAGGATGTCGAGGAAAGTATTGCACTGATTGACAGGATGGAGAGGGAGGGCTTGCATTTCATCGTTGCACCGCTTGCATTTGTGCCTCTTGCAGCATGGAAAGAAAAGGGATTCTTTGATTTCACGAAACAATTTGATGAGACAAGGTTCAACCTGGTTTACAAATGCTGGAAACACACGATAAAGGAAATCGACACAATGTTTGACAGCGTTTCAAAACTGAAAGGTCTCACAAAACCAATGCTAGATGTGATTGCAAAGCAGGGCTCAAGGTATGTGCTCAGACACATTGAGAAATGGGGTATGAGACAGGGATTCAGGGTGAGGGTGGGTTGA
- a CDS encoding formate--phosphoribosylaminoimidazolecarboxamide ligase, translating to MVPKEKILDILTSYDLKNLTIATVCSHSSLQIFNGARKEGFKTLGIAIGKQPKFYDAFPLGKPDKFIILNSYQEIPDIVEKLKEENAIIIPHGSFVEYLGHKKFEELPIPTFGNRAVLEWESDRDKSRQWLESAGIEMPMKFDDPRKIDRPVLVKFYGAKGGKGFFIAKNYEEFLEVNPQEKYTIQEYVIGTRYYIHYFYSPIKEDGYRLSKGTLELLGMDRRDEANIDEVYKVGSIERLRELGWKQTFVVTGNVEVVMRESLLPRILEMGERVVERSLQLFGGMIGPFCLETIVTDELKIKVFEISARIVAGTNVAIGGSPYSELVEPGMSTGRRIAREIKLAVANHKLGEIIS from the coding sequence ATGGTTCCAAAGGAGAAAATTCTAGACATTCTTACTTCCTATGACCTGAAAAATCTTACAATCGCAACGGTGTGTTCTCATTCTAGCTTGCAGATTTTCAATGGTGCAAGAAAAGAGGGTTTCAAAACACTTGGCATAGCAATCGGTAAACAACCAAAGTTTTACGATGCGTTTCCACTCGGGAAGCCAGATAAATTCATTATTCTGAACTCCTACCAGGAAATACCAGACATAGTGGAAAAACTGAAAGAGGAAAATGCGATAATTATACCCCATGGTTCATTCGTTGAATACCTGGGTCATAAAAAATTTGAAGAACTTCCAATTCCCACATTCGGAAATCGAGCAGTCCTAGAATGGGAGTCAGACAGAGACAAGTCAAGGCAGTGGCTAGAAAGTGCTGGCATTGAAATGCCAATGAAGTTTGATGACCCCAGAAAAATAGACCGCCCTGTGCTTGTGAAATTCTATGGTGCGAAAGGTGGAAAGGGCTTTTTCATAGCAAAGAACTATGAAGAATTTTTAGAGGTAAATCCGCAAGAAAAATACACAATTCAGGAATATGTGATAGGAACAAGGTACTACATTCACTACTTTTACTCTCCAATAAAAGAGGATGGTTATCGGCTTTCGAAAGGAACTTTGGAATTGCTTGGCATGGATAGAAGGGACGAAGCCAACATCGATGAGGTCTACAAGGTGGGAAGCATAGAACGCCTCCGTGAGTTGGGCTGGAAGCAGACATTTGTTGTTACAGGCAATGTTGAAGTTGTGATGCGAGAATCCTTGCTTCCTAGGATTCTGGAGATGGGAGAAAGGGTTGTGGAGCGTTCCCTACAGCTCTTTGGAGGAATGATAGGACCATTCTGCCTGGAGACCATAGTGACAGATGAACTTAAAATCAAGGTGTTTGAAATTTCCGCAAGGATTGTGGCTGGAACCAATGTTGCCATTGGCGGTAGTCCCTACTCTGAACTAGTTGAGCCAGGTATGTCCACAGGGCGAAGAATAGCAAGAGAAATAAAGTTGGCAGTGGCAAATCACAAATTAGGAGAAATAATTTCGTGA
- a CDS encoding transglutaminase domain-containing protein, with the protein MKTIKRGKMRKLAAITAITSCVMLLLLGFLQASPQISGMGTQSNEFEDNQTAVPEGTISAELNAIKVGSKGVWVWGTDVANVGATTLASEFAKHGISDVFVLIKGVSGAYRFDLLEAMYEKAHGKGIRVHAWVICFDDESWGGWINPSSDTYRAYLKNNIFIPLAKNHRFDCVVLDCIRYLGTAYGNTYPITSFCKEVSAIIKAYRPNAIMGAAVMPEMASNAYYYGQDYAQMAQHLDVLIPMAYTHNYHQSPSWVGTVTQYVRQKAQQTNPNCKVWTAIQALDDNGQYMSNTELHACINYALSGGAAGINFFRYPITSAQYQVIDRYSVDNSPPNPSSLTKQETFEACIQLANYIDKHLRTPKYVSTSKGNIPMPQMLYISSKFVYDLSTGSPNSSYTIISCNYAANPHGEAYSGSLTRPDYVDISYRVYRFIENNGVAPNCANSAVGKIRMWEILYINARVVRWYYYNGMLPTLAYVKPVPGFKTDAYSQYTGATVNCQATNGAILNLAMSIICSYSNQANNGTMNPNEAMYKSGEAIYSWVRDNKGYAFYYNTRYGAYRAIFEASSINCCDHANAENALARAVGIPALYRHAYCQFSSGAYGHVWGYFYINGKGWINADPVKKSGGYFGYRYPIISDYGTYYQLQFVIEN; encoded by the coding sequence ATGAAAACGATAAAAAGAGGAAAAATGCGAAAATTGGCAGCAATCACAGCAATAACAAGCTGTGTAATGCTGCTCCTGCTCGGATTCCTCCAAGCTAGTCCCCAGATTTCAGGGATGGGGACGCAGAGTAACGAATTCGAAGACAATCAGACAGCAGTTCCGGAGGGAACAATCAGTGCAGAATTGAATGCGATTAAAGTTGGCTCAAAGGGTGTCTGGGTCTGGGGTACTGATGTGGCAAATGTAGGGGCAACAACACTTGCCTCAGAGTTTGCCAAACATGGTATTAGTGATGTCTTTGTGTTGATAAAAGGCGTTTCAGGTGCTTACAGATTTGACTTATTAGAAGCTATGTACGAGAAGGCACATGGAAAGGGAATTAGAGTTCATGCCTGGGTAATATGCTTTGACGATGAATCCTGGGGTGGCTGGATCAATCCTAGTTCTGATACTTACAGAGCTTATCTCAAAAACAACATATTTATTCCACTCGCCAAGAACCATAGATTCGATTGTGTTGTCCTTGACTGTATAAGGTATCTGGGCACTGCATATGGAAACACCTATCCAATAACCTCTTTTTGCAAGGAAGTTTCTGCGATTATCAAAGCTTACAGACCAAATGCAATCATGGGTGCTGCAGTGATGCCAGAAATGGCGTCCAATGCCTACTATTATGGACAGGACTATGCCCAGATGGCACAACATCTGGATGTGCTCATACCCATGGCGTACACCCACAACTATCACCAGTCACCATCTTGGGTGGGTACAGTAACCCAGTATGTGCGTCAAAAGGCACAGCAGACAAATCCAAACTGCAAAGTATGGACTGCAATTCAGGCGCTTGATGACAATGGCCAGTACATGAGTAACACAGAACTCCATGCCTGCATAAACTATGCTCTCTCTGGAGGTGCTGCAGGGATCAACTTCTTCAGATACCCGATTACCTCTGCACAATACCAGGTCATTGACAGGTATTCTGTTGACAATTCTCCACCAAACCCCTCCTCATTGACCAAGCAGGAAACTTTCGAGGCCTGCATTCAGCTTGCAAACTACATTGACAAGCATTTGAGGACTCCAAAATATGTGAGTACAAGCAAAGGCAACATTCCAATGCCCCAGATGCTCTACATCTCCTCAAAGTTTGTCTACGACCTTTCAACTGGCTCCCCGAATTCCAGCTACACCATTATCTCCTGCAACTATGCAGCAAATCCTCATGGAGAAGCGTATTCTGGCTCACTCACACGCCCGGACTATGTGGATATCTCGTACAGGGTCTATAGATTCATTGAAAATAACGGTGTCGCACCGAATTGCGCAAATTCAGCTGTGGGCAAGATAAGAATGTGGGAGATTCTTTACATCAATGCAAGGGTTGTCAGATGGTACTACTACAATGGAATGCTGCCCACGCTTGCCTATGTAAAACCAGTGCCCGGCTTCAAGACAGATGCCTATTCTCAATATACGGGTGCAACCGTGAACTGCCAGGCAACAAATGGTGCCATACTCAATCTTGCTATGAGCATCATATGTAGTTACTCAAATCAAGCAAACAACGGCACGATGAATCCAAATGAGGCAATGTATAAATCAGGAGAAGCGATCTATTCATGGGTGAGAGACAACAAGGGTTATGCGTTCTATTACAACACCAGGTATGGAGCATACAGGGCAATCTTTGAAGCAAGTTCAATCAACTGCTGCGACCATGCTAACGCAGAGAATGCGCTAGCAAGGGCAGTTGGAATTCCTGCACTCTATCGCCATGCCTACTGTCAATTCTCAAGCGGTGCCTATGGGCATGTCTGGGGTTATTTCTATATCAACGGAAAGGGCTGGATAAACGCAGACCCGGTGAAAAAGAGTGGTGGTTACTTCGGCTACCGCTACCCCATTATAAGTGACTACGGGACATACTACCAACTCCAATTCGTGATAGAGAACTAA
- a CDS encoding DUF2791 family P-loop domain-containing protein: protein MAIEKFPPVFVGREKEVAVLKKVMEDCKAGRGSTVLIAGDIGTGKTRLAEEFAEICEKEGFVVLSSMCLGTSEPAYLPVVSTLENYAKKSREEKDTYVPVGLAGFQPLEIEERTPNGMTKERTRMLEYLLQQFVGIAKKQAVLFIIDDLHLADSATLAFFHYLARNIRNERIIALATYVEKYATVETLFAETLRNINIERVATQIKLENFGEKEVEAIVEQLGFPQPEEITNYIYDRTSGNPFFVVEFLAAMRSARVNDIEAIKRMTLPESVKEIVKFLVLRLDERVRSVLSRCAILGRVFEYKVLAELLDLTEEELLDSIELLLNQNFLVETGELEEGYKFVNNTIHEVIYEELTGARKRYMHLKAGEVLEKYHGTDERFWPAIAHHYREGGNNTKFVEFAVKAGRSAAKKFANTEAAAFLGEAIKFLGETGAERRQKIEVLLELAEVLEVEGKFEDALELLGKRREYAILEEPLEAGRTHRKMAEIYTTKGEYENALREVEKAVEILMGKSEGKLELARVWSTKAHIYERKGEYKNGIEWQERALKVFETMEREKDTANALHRIGTCYAYLGESEKALQYLKRALEIREKINDVRGVAGAYNNIGLIYDQIGEHEKALEFFQKGLSLYERIGDVWGIAVIYNNMGVIYDYRGEYEKALEFYQKSLAIKERIGDLRGIAACYDNIGMIYKMKGDFEKGLEYHLRSLTLEERIGDLRGIGISYSSLGETYYQKGEYEKALEFYQKGLSIKEQIGDWAGLCSIYFLLGMLFFEMENYEKAQECFKKVLELARQVGARGNECAAMCGMAEIYIATGELGKAFPLLQEALEVSLIFGEKDTVAFAKYVEGKFYLAKGERKRAVESLRQALTMYEKIGRHDYSYYRILFELGRSTADKDAIAKVLQFFESIGNRAWVEKARTEISKI, encoded by the coding sequence GTGGCGATAGAAAAATTTCCACCAGTGTTTGTGGGTAGAGAGAAAGAGGTTGCTGTATTAAAGAAAGTAATGGAAGATTGTAAGGCGGGAAGAGGCAGCACTGTTTTGATTGCTGGTGATATTGGCACAGGTAAAACAAGGTTGGCAGAGGAGTTTGCGGAAATTTGCGAAAAAGAGGGCTTTGTAGTGCTGAGCTCAATGTGTCTGGGCACCAGTGAGCCCGCTTACCTTCCCGTTGTCAGCACACTTGAAAACTATGCAAAAAAATCTCGAGAGGAGAAAGACACCTATGTGCCGGTCGGACTTGCTGGGTTTCAACCGCTGGAGATTGAGGAAAGAACTCCGAATGGGATGACAAAGGAGAGAACAAGAATGCTCGAGTATTTGCTCCAGCAGTTTGTTGGAATTGCAAAAAAGCAAGCAGTGCTGTTTATAATAGATGACCTCCATCTTGCTGACTCTGCAACCCTCGCGTTTTTTCATTATCTGGCGAGAAACATAAGAAACGAAAGAATAATTGCTTTAGCAACCTATGTGGAGAAGTATGCTACTGTAGAAACTCTTTTTGCGGAAACCTTGCGAAACATTAACATAGAGAGAGTTGCCACACAGATAAAGCTGGAGAACTTTGGTGAGAAAGAGGTGGAGGCAATTGTTGAACAGCTTGGATTCCCACAGCCAGAAGAGATTACAAATTACATTTACGATAGAACCTCTGGAAATCCTTTCTTTGTAGTCGAATTTTTAGCAGCGATGAGAAGTGCGAGAGTAAATGATATTGAGGCAATTAAAAGGATGACACTACCAGAGAGTGTGAAAGAGATTGTGAAGTTCCTTGTGTTGAGGTTGGATGAAAGGGTAAGGAGTGTTTTATCACGCTGTGCGATTCTGGGAAGGGTATTTGAGTATAAAGTGCTGGCGGAACTCTTGGACTTGACCGAAGAAGAGTTATTGGATTCTATTGAGCTACTCTTGAACCAGAATTTTTTGGTGGAAACAGGAGAACTGGAGGAGGGATATAAATTCGTGAACAATACCATACATGAGGTAATATATGAGGAATTAACTGGTGCTCGAAAAAGATACATGCACCTGAAGGCTGGAGAAGTTCTAGAGAAATATCATGGCACAGATGAAAGATTCTGGCCTGCGATAGCCCATCATTACAGAGAAGGAGGTAACAATACCAAGTTTGTGGAGTTTGCTGTGAAAGCTGGAAGAAGTGCGGCGAAAAAATTCGCAAATACGGAAGCGGCAGCATTTCTTGGGGAAGCGATTAAGTTCCTTGGAGAAACTGGTGCGGAAAGACGGCAAAAAATTGAGGTTCTCTTGGAGCTTGCAGAGGTGCTAGAGGTGGAAGGTAAATTTGAGGATGCACTTGAGTTGTTGGGTAAAAGGCGGGAGTATGCAATTTTAGAAGAGCCATTGGAGGCAGGAAGAACACATAGAAAGATGGCAGAAATCTACACTACTAAAGGAGAATACGAGAATGCATTACGGGAAGTGGAAAAAGCGGTAGAGATTCTCATGGGGAAATCTGAAGGGAAACTTGAACTTGCGAGGGTATGGAGCACCAAGGCACATATATATGAGCGTAAAGGAGAGTATAAAAATGGGATTGAATGGCAGGAGAGAGCGCTGAAAGTGTTTGAGACCATGGAAAGAGAAAAAGATACTGCAAATGCATTACACCGAATCGGTACATGTTATGCCTACCTGGGAGAATCTGAGAAAGCACTTCAATATCTTAAAAGAGCCCTCGAAATAAGAGAAAAAATCAACGATGTAAGAGGAGTTGCCGGGGCATACAACAACATTGGACTGATTTATGACCAGATTGGAGAGCATGAGAAAGCTTTGGAGTTCTTCCAGAAAGGGCTTTCCCTCTATGAGCGCATCGGTGATGTATGGGGAATTGCAGTGATTTACAACAACATGGGAGTAATTTACGATTATAGAGGGGAATATGAAAAGGCACTGGAATTTTATCAGAAATCTCTTGCTATAAAAGAGAGAATTGGAGACCTGAGAGGAATTGCAGCTTGTTATGATAACATTGGGATGATATATAAGATGAAGGGAGATTTTGAGAAGGGTTTGGAGTATCATCTGAGGAGCTTAACGCTGGAAGAACGAATTGGCGACCTCAGGGGTATCGGAATCTCGTACAGTAGCCTGGGGGAAACATACTATCAAAAAGGAGAGTATGAGAAGGCGCTGGAGTTTTATCAGAAAGGCCTTAGCATAAAGGAGCAAATTGGTGATTGGGCAGGTCTTTGTAGCATTTACTTTCTTCTAGGCATGCTTTTCTTTGAAATGGAAAATTACGAGAAAGCCCAGGAGTGTTTTAAAAAGGTACTTGAACTTGCCAGGCAGGTGGGTGCCCGTGGTAATGAGTGTGCCGCCATGTGTGGAATGGCAGAAATCTACATTGCAACAGGTGAACTGGGAAAAGCATTTCCGTTGCTTCAGGAGGCCTTAGAAGTTTCACTCATATTTGGAGAAAAAGACACAGTTGCTTTTGCTAAATATGTGGAGGGGAAATTTTATCTTGCAAAGGGGGAAAGGAAGAGGGCAGTTGAATCACTGAGGCAGGCACTTACAATGTACGAGAAAATTGGAAGACATGACTATTCCTATTACAGAATTCTGTTTGAGCTTGGTAGGAGTACGGCGGATAAAGATGCGATTGCAAAAGTCCTGCAATTTTTTGAGAGCATAGGGAACAGAGCATGGGTTGAGAAAGCAAGGACTGAGATTTCAAAAATTTAA
- a CDS encoding FYVE zinc finger domain-containing protein, translated as MNYTSKNFIYMVAYAMWELGKMATIKVKCPKCGMEVDAPDNLERVFCLGCGSPINVKAPGAPQENVDRCMKCGNIITLENRRHKCSVCGNEFCEQCQEPHVPPEPDKITVDVHYRYRFYTETRWFVDVAHFPETLPSPLCSACYENEFEKAIQRAKTKIKAWRAELAKDEEIKILKEEYPQPKKKKLETAREFLKLISSGEE; from the coding sequence GTGAATTATACATCCAAAAATTTTATCTACATGGTTGCCTATGCCATGTGGGAGCTTGGGAAAATGGCGACAATCAAAGTAAAATGTCCCAAATGCGGTATGGAAGTAGATGCCCCAGATAACCTGGAAAGAGTGTTCTGTCTTGGTTGTGGGTCACCAATAAATGTGAAGGCACCAGGAGCACCCCAGGAAAATGTGGATAGATGCATGAAATGTGGCAACATCATAACCCTAGAAAACAGGAGACACAAGTGTTCTGTGTGTGGAAACGAATTTTGTGAACAATGCCAAGAACCCCATGTTCCTCCCGAACCTGATAAAATCACTGTGGATGTGCATTACCGTTATAGATTTTATACTGAAACAAGGTGGTTTGTAGATGTAGCTCACTTTCCTGAGACCTTACCATCCCCTCTCTGTTCTGCATGTTACGAAAACGAATTTGAAAAAGCAATTCAGAGGGCAAAAACAAAGATAAAGGCCTGGCGTGCAGAACTCGCAAAGGATGAAGAAATTAAGATTCTAAAGGAAGAATATCCCCAGCCAAAGAAGAAGAAACTTGAAACCGCAAGAGAGTTTTTGAAACTGATTAGCTCAGGGGAAGAGTGA